Proteins from a genomic interval of Arachis hypogaea cultivar Tifrunner chromosome 10, arahy.Tifrunner.gnm2.J5K5, whole genome shotgun sequence:
- the LOC112715079 gene encoding probable LRR receptor-like serine/threonine-protein kinase At1g67720 isoform X1: MASFSLFFLFTLLLLPPYSLCQLQEFVSIDCGGTSYYNDSTTGLPWIPDSEIMKHGKAVEVQNPNSGSNMIPLQYKTRRDFPIDSRKYCYTLKTEERRRYLVRASFQYGNLGDGDTYPQFLLFLDATKWATVSVYDASRVYVKEMIFRAPSDSVDVCMCCATTGSPFISTLELRPLNVSMYATDFEDDFFLKVAARINFGATSEHAVRYPDDPYDRIWDSDLIKRQNFLVGVAPGTIRINTTKNINIQTREYPPVKVMQTAVVGTKRVLSYRLNLEDFPANARAYAYFAEIQDLGKNETRKFKLEQPYIPDYSNAVVNIAENANGSYTLYEPSYMNVSLDFVLSFSFAKTRDSTQGPLLNAMEISKYVEIASKTDKEDVNVINVFRYLSSDTDPNNGDPCVPTPWESVNCSATTPPRITKINLSRRNVKGEIPQELNNMEALTELWLDGNLLTGTLPDMSNLINLNIVHLENNKLTGPLPSYLGSLPNLQALFIQNNSFSGEIPTGLLSGKIIFNYDNNPELHRGNKKHFQLILGASIGILVILLLLFLTSLLLMHNARRKASKQKCDEKGISRGSTKPLTGYSFGKGGTLMDEGTAYYISLSELKEATNNFSRKIGKGSFGSVYYGRMKDGKEIAVKTMTDPSSHGNQQFVTEVALLSRIHHRNLVPLIGYCEEEYQNILVYEYMHNGTLRDHLHEGSSQKQLDWLARLRIAEDAAKGLEYLHTGCNPSIIHRDVKTSNILLDINMRAKVSDFGLSRLAEEDLTHISSVARGTVGYLDPEYYASQQLTEKSDVYSFGVVMLELISGRKPVSPEDYGPEMNIVHWARSLIQKGDVVSIMDPSLVGNVKTESVWRVAEIAMQCVEQHGFSRPRMQEVILAIQDASRIEKGSSENHLKLSSLSSGSSKPQSSRKTLLTSFLEIETPDLSQGCLPSAR, from the exons ATGGcttcattttctctcttcttcctttttacACTTCTTCTACTACCACCGTATTCTCTTTGCCAACTTCAAG AATTTGTGAGCATTGACTGTGGTGGAACAAGCTACTACAATGATTCAACAACAGGGTTGCCATGGATTCCGGATTCTGAGATCATGAAACATGGCAAAGCTGTGGAAGTTCAAAACCCAAATAGTGGCAGCAATATGATTCCTCTTCAGTACAAGACAAGGAGGGACTTTCCAATAGACAGCAGAAAGTACTGTTACACACTGAAAACTGAGGAGAGGAGAAG GTACCTTGTCAGAGCAAGTTTTCAGTATGGGAACTTGGGAGATGGAGACACATACCCTCAATTTCTGCTCTTCTTGGATGCAACAAAATGGGCCACTGTGTCAGTCTATGATGCATCAAGGGTCTATGTGAAGGAGATGATTTTCAGAGCACCCTCGGACTCTGTTGATGTTTGCATGTGTTGTGCCACCACTGGCTCTCCATTCATATCCACACTGGAGCTTAGGCCCTTGAATGTGTCAATGTATGCCACGGACTTCGAGGATGATTTCTTCTTGAAAGTGGCTGCAAGGATTAACTTTGGTGCTACTAGTGAGCATGCTGTCAG GTATCCAGATGATCCATATGATAGAATCTGGGATTCGGATCTCattaaaagacaaaattttcttgTTGGGGTGGCCCCAGGCACAATTAGAATTAACACAACAAAGAACATAAATATACAGACAAGGGAATACCCTCCTGTTAAAGTGATGCAAACCGCGGTTGTAGGCACAAAACGGGTACTCAGCTACAGATTGAACCTTGAAGACTTCCCTGCCAATGCTAGAGCTTACGCATATTTTGCGGAGATCCAAGATCTCGGTAAGAACGAGACCCGAAAATTCAAATTGGAGCAACCTTATATACCTGACTATAGCAATGCAGTGGTTAACATAGCTGAGAATGCAAATGGTAGCTACACTCTATATGAACCAAGTTATATGAATGTGAGTCTGGATTttgttctttccttctcctttgcTAAGACCAGGGATTCTACTCAAGGACCTCTTCTAAATGCAATGGAAATAAGCAAATATGTTGAAATCGCTTCCAAAACTGACAAAGAAGATG TAAATGTAATAAATGTGTTTCGCTACTTGTCTTCTGATACTGACCCAAATAATGGGGATCCCTGTGTTCCAACACCCTGGGAGTCGGTTAATTGTAGTGCAACTACCCCTCCAAGAATCACAAAGAT AAACCTGTCAAGAAGGAATGTGAAAGGTGAAATTCCACAAGAGCTCAACAACATGGAAGCATTGACAGAGTT GTGGTTAGATGGTAACTTGCTTACAGGAACACTACCTGACATGAGCAATCTTATCAATCTAAACATTGT GCATTTAGAGAACAACAAATTGACTGGTCCATTACCGTCTTACTTGGGTAGTTTGCCAAATTTGCAAGCACT GTTTATACAGAATAACTCATTTAGCGGAGAAATACCAACAGGACTATTATCTGGAAAAATCATTTTCAA CTATGATAATAATCCTGAACTACATAGAGGGAACAAGAAGCATTTTCAGTTGATACTAGGAGCTTCAATTGGAATACTAgtaatattattactattattcttaACAAGTCTTCTGCTAATGCATAATGCACGGAGAAAGGCGTCTAAACAGAAATGTGATGAAAAAG GGATTTCCAGAGGTAGTACAAAGCCATTGACCGGATATTCATTCGGTAAGGGTGGGACTTTAATGGATGAGGGTACTGCTTACTATATTTCACTTTCGGAGTTGAAAGAAGCTACTAATAACTTTTCGAGGAAAATCGGGAAAGGAAGCTTTGGATCTGTCTACTATGGGAGAATGAAAGATGGAAAGGAGATTGCGGTTAAGACTATGACTGATCCATCCAGCCATGGGAACCAACAATTTGTGACTGAG GTAGCTCTCCTCTCAAGAATTCATCACAGAAACTTGGTTCCTTTGATTGGATATTGTGAAGAAGAATATCAGAATATTCTTGTTTACGAGTACATGCACAATGGCACATTAAGGGATCACCTTCATG AAGGTTCGAGTCAGAAACAATTAGACTGGTTAGCACGGCTTCGGATTGCAGAAGATGCAGCGAAAG GCCTTGAATACCTGCACACAGGATGCAATCCTAGTATTATTCACCGAGATGTAAAGACGAGCAATATTCTCCTCGACATCAATATGAGAGCGAAAGTGTCAGATTTTGGACTATCAAGGTTAGCTGAAGAAGATTTGACTCATATATCAAGTGTTGCAAGAGGAACTGTAGGCTACCTGGATCCTGA GTACTATGCAAGTCAACAATTAACCGAAAAGAGTGACGTATATAGTTTTGGAGTTGTTATGCTGGAATTGATATCTGGAAGAAAGCCGGTGTCACCAGAAGATTATGGTCCTGAAATGAATATAGTTCATTGG GCAAGATCCTTAATCCAAAAAGGCGACGTGGTAAGCATCATGGATCCATCCCTGGTTGGGAATGTCAAGACCGAGTCGGTTTGGAGGGTTGCTGAAATTGCCATGCAATGTGTGGAGCAACATGGTTTCTCCAGACCAAGAATGCAAGAAGTGATTTTAGCCATACAAGATGCCTCCAGGATTGAGAAAGGTTCATCAGAAAATCACCTAAAATTATCATCTTTATCTTCAGGTAGCTCAAAACCACAATCTTCAAGGAAAACATTACTTACAAGTTTTCTTGAAATTGAAACCCCTGACTTGTCACAAGGTTGTCTCCCATCAGCAAGATAA